The following are encoded in a window of Ignavibacteriales bacterium genomic DNA:
- a CDS encoding protein kinase, which translates to MIGKTISHYKILEKLGEGGMGTVYKAQDTKLDRFVALKFLPSQITATEDAKARFVQEAKAASAMNHPNVCTIYDIQEHEGQLFIVMEFIDGVTLRNNKQNLSEKKILDIGVQVAEGLAAAHEKGIVHRDIKPENIMIRKDGIVQIMDFGLAKLYTSSNASRLTKLGTTMGTMGYMSPEQVQGLDVDHRTDIFSFGVVLYELLAGESPFKGMHETAIMYEIVNVDAAPISSVKEGIDPQLDGIILECLEKEKDDRCQSAKELAKDLRKIKKSSGQRTSKKYNVNPALFNTATGQITAVTPSGSFTVEILNRRIDLSKFFRSSIFPWIFSIILLIALVSTWLVLNKPSQEKIITKFSLDIGDDKILDLNSYPAMAISHDGSKLVFKANSKFYIRKMDSIEPVLIPGTENASTPFFSQDDKWLGFFTNGKLEKISLGSGTPVVLADVGDNRGGTWGKNGSIVYSASPTEGLSLISEAGGTAKKITTIDSTKKIERTHRWPSFLPDGEHVLFTVGTLTSPDYYENASIDVVDIETGERKTLIKNASTARYINSGHILFSRSGVLYLVPFDVDRLEVKGEPVPVVEGVFSETTTGITNYMVSDNGTLAYIPGAIEGGSRKIVKINMKGEVTSLDSVGHPYLEPRLSPDNKKIALVIRDEENFDIWIFDIMRKALNRLTFGGINRTPQWSPDGKNIAYMKQLEKGKFGIYIKSYDGSGNEVEVYRGDTRLYLDYWTRDGANLIIDNLTNGAQSDLLVVPLKGDKKPWKYLDSKKDEYEASISPDGKWLSYLTDESGLYQIYVRSFPNKEGKWQISTDVAEEPRWSPDGKTIYYRKSSQMFSVPISTSPTFAAGIPKVMFSGFPAMNVDSGITFDITSDGKYFITTSLVKGISFKNISLVLNWTDEIKNQTLTKK; encoded by the coding sequence ATGATTGGTAAAACAATATCACATTATAAAATTTTGGAGAAACTCGGTGAAGGCGGGATGGGCACTGTATACAAAGCTCAAGACACAAAACTTGACCGCTTTGTTGCACTGAAGTTTCTCCCATCTCAGATCACTGCCACAGAGGATGCGAAAGCAAGATTTGTTCAGGAAGCTAAAGCTGCTTCTGCTATGAACCACCCGAATGTATGTACTATCTATGACATACAAGAACACGAAGGACAACTTTTCATTGTAATGGAATTTATAGACGGTGTTACTCTAAGAAATAACAAACAAAATCTTTCAGAGAAAAAAATTCTTGATATCGGTGTACAGGTGGCTGAAGGTCTTGCAGCGGCTCACGAGAAAGGGATTGTTCACAGAGACATAAAACCAGAAAACATAATGATCCGGAAAGACGGCATCGTTCAAATAATGGATTTCGGTCTAGCAAAACTTTACACATCAAGCAATGCAAGCCGACTTACAAAACTAGGAACTACAATGGGAACGATGGGTTACATGTCACCCGAACAGGTGCAAGGACTCGATGTTGATCACAGGACAGATATTTTTTCTTTTGGAGTGGTGCTCTATGAATTGCTTGCAGGAGAATCACCATTTAAGGGTATGCATGAAACGGCAATAATGTATGAGATAGTAAATGTGGATGCTGCACCAATCTCTTCTGTTAAAGAAGGCATAGATCCACAACTTGACGGAATTATTCTTGAATGTCTGGAAAAAGAAAAAGATGATAGATGTCAATCTGCTAAAGAATTAGCAAAAGATTTGAGGAAAATAAAAAAATCTTCTGGACAAAGAACAAGTAAAAAATATAATGTTAATCCCGCTTTATTTAATACTGCAACCGGACAAATAACAGCTGTTACTCCTTCAGGATCATTCACTGTTGAAATTTTGAATCGCAGAATTGATTTATCAAAATTCTTCCGCTCATCTATTTTCCCATGGATTTTTTCTATAATATTATTAATAGCGCTAGTTTCCACTTGGTTAGTTCTTAACAAACCATCCCAAGAAAAAATTATAACAAAATTTTCACTTGATATCGGTGATGATAAAATACTTGATTTAAATTCATACCCAGCCATGGCAATATCACACGACGGAAGTAAATTGGTATTTAAGGCAAACAGTAAATTTTATATCCGTAAAATGGATTCGATAGAACCCGTTCTTATACCGGGAACAGAAAATGCTTCAACTCCTTTCTTTTCACAAGATGATAAATGGCTTGGATTTTTCACAAATGGAAAGTTGGAAAAAATTTCGTTAGGTAGTGGAACGCCTGTTGTACTAGCAGACGTTGGAGATAATAGAGGAGGAACCTGGGGTAAAAATGGCAGTATTGTTTATTCAGCTTCTCCAACTGAAGGTTTATCGCTCATATCCGAAGCCGGAGGGACTGCAAAAAAAATTACGACAATTGATTCTACAAAAAAAATAGAACGGACTCATCGCTGGCCTTCATTTCTACCTGATGGTGAACATGTTCTATTTACAGTTGGAACACTTACAAGTCCCGATTATTACGAAAATGCTTCTATTGATGTTGTAGATATAGAAACCGGCGAGAGAAAAACACTTATAAAAAATGCTAGCACAGCGAGATACATAAATTCCGGGCATATTCTTTTTTCCCGTTCCGGAGTTCTTTATTTAGTTCCATTTGATGTAGACAGACTTGAGGTTAAAGGTGAGCCTGTCCCCGTGGTTGAGGGAGTATTCAGTGAAACTACAACTGGAATTACTAACTATATGGTCTCGGATAATGGCACACTAGCTTATATACCCGGTGCCATAGAAGGAGGAAGCAGAAAAATTGTAAAAATAAATATGAAAGGTGAAGTTACAAGTTTAGATTCTGTCGGGCATCCATATCTCGAACCACGACTTTCTCCAGATAACAAAAAAATTGCTCTTGTAATTCGTGATGAAGAAAATTTTGACATCTGGATTTTTGATATAATGAGAAAAGCATTAAACAGGTTAACATTTGGAGGTATAAATCGAACACCGCAATGGTCACCGGATGGTAAAAATATTGCGTATATGAAACAACTTGAAAAAGGAAAATTTGGGATTTATATAAAATCGTATGATGGTAGCGGAAATGAAGTTGAAGTATACAGAGGGGACACGAGACTATATTTAGATTACTGGACACGAGATGGTGCAAATTTAATTATTGATAATCTAACTAATGGTGCCCAATCTGACCTTCTTGTTGTTCCGTTAAAAGGGGACAAGAAACCGTGGAAATATTTAGATTCAAAGAAAGATGAATATGAAGCTAGTATTTCTCCTGATGGAAAATGGTTGTCCTATCTGACAGATGAATCAGGTTTGTACCAAATTTATGTTCGCTCATTTCCAAACAAAGAAGGTAAATGGCAGATATCCACCGATGTGGCTGAAGAACCAAGATGGTCACCGGACGGAAAAACTATTTACTATCGAAAAAGTTCACAAATGTTCTCAGTCCCAATTTCCACATCGCCTACCTTTGCAGCCGGAATACCAAAAGTGATGTTTAGTGGTTTCCCGGCTATGAATGTAGATAGCGGAATAACATTCGATATAACTTCTGACGGAAAGTATTTTATTACAACAAGCCTGGTTAAAGGGATAAGTTTCAAAAATATATCATTAGTTCTGAACTGGACCGATGAAATAAAAAATCAAACCTTAACTAAGAAATAA